One part of the Aricia agestis chromosome Z, ilAriAges1.1, whole genome shotgun sequence genome encodes these proteins:
- the LOC121738387 gene encoding opsin-3-like — MAFNLTDDFGPVAALKMVSDEAEEHMLGWNVPEEYQYFVHDHWRAYPAVSKWWHYGLAFIYTILMFCSCLGNGIVIWIFSTSKSLRSPSNFFVINLAIFDTLMMFEMPMLIVNSFYQTMLGYQLSCDIYAAFGAMSGIGGAMQNAIIAFDRYKTISSPLDGRITNVQAMILIVFTWIWTLPFTFLPFFRVWGRFIPEGFLTTCSFDYLTEDTDTKVFVMCIFLWSYVTPMTFLCFFYSKLFNAVRAHERMLREQAKKMNVKSLASNKDDAGTSVEIRIAKVAFTIFFLFVCSWTPYAFVTMTGAFGDKGILTPVATMVPAVAAKIVSCIDPWVYAINHPRYRAELEKRVSWLGVKEPSPDTVSQSSTATSQVPQEA; from the exons ATGGCGTTCAACCTGACCGACGACTTCGGCCCTGTGGCCGCACTTAAGAT GGTATCAGACGAAGCGGAGGAGCACATGCTCGGCTGGAACGTGCCGGAGGAATACCAGTACTTCGTCCACGACCACTGGCGCGCCTACCCGGCTGTCAGCAAGTGGTGGCACTACGGACTGGCATTCATATACACCATACTCATGTTCTGTTCCTGTTTGGGGAACGGAATAGTTATCTGGATTTTTAGCAC ATCAAAATCGTTGCGGAGTCCAAGCAACTTCTTCGTCATAAACCTGGCGATATTCGACACTCTCATGATGTTTGAGATGCCGATGCTGATAGTCAACTCCTTCTACCAGACCATGCTGGGCTACCAACTCAGCTGTGATATATACGCGGCGTTTGGCGCGATGTCCGGCATAGGAGGAGCTATGCAGAACGCGATCATAGCTTTTGATAGATACAA GACCATATCGAGTCCTTTGGACGGACGTATCACGAACGTGCAGGCGATGATCCTGATCGTGTTCACGTGGATCTGGACGCTGCCTTTCACCTTTCTGCCGTTTTTCCGGGTCTGGGGACGATTCATACCAG AGGGTTTCCTGACGACGTGCTCGTTCGACTACCTGACGGAGGACACGGACACGAAGGTGTTCGTGATGTGCATCTTCCTCTGGAGCTACGTCACGCCCATGACATTCCTCTGCTTCTTCTACTCTAAACTCTTCAACGCC GTCCGAGCGCACGAGAGGATGCTGCGAGAACAGGCCAAGAAGATGAACGTGAAATCCCTGGCCTCGAACAAGGACGATGCCGGAACTAGCGTGGAGATCCGCATCGCCAAGGTCGCCTTCACCATATTCTTCCTCTTCGTGTGCTCCTGGACGCCTTACGCCTTTGTAACTATGACCGGAGCTTTTGGAGACAA GGGAATTTTAACACCAGTGGCTACCATGGTACCGGCGGTCGCGGCGAAGATCGTATCATGCATAGATCCCTGGGTATACGCGATTAACCATCCTAGATAcag GGCTGAGCTAGAGAAGCGCGTGTCCTGGCTGGGTGTGAAAGAGCCCAGCCCCGACACGGTCTCCCAGTCCAGCACAGCGACCTCGCAGGTCCCCCAGGAAGCGTAA